One window from the genome of Candidatus Didemnitutus sp. encodes:
- a CDS encoding outer membrane beta-barrel protein produces MFSLLALSASSLTAAPFVALGDNAELFLTGSVVANFDDNIYLRNGSAGRPEVNDTILTFTPGVDVVFGKNAATTGNFYFREDIVRYSDNDQQNTELLNVGFNSLYSNGKSKLDLGASYAESAQNDTGAPGDIVSRKTTAVRALSEFGVTEKTSFGAGVRWEKINYDAGPGYLDNRAWSVPLDAYFEYSPKLQWSAGYRYRSTELSGAGIDRKDHFFNIGARGEFTPKLTGQLRVGYSLRKLDRGDDDSGFGVDSSFNYAYSPKTTYTLGVTNDFGTSALGESTKNFSINLGANNRIDEQWSWNANLVYRSTDYPAHSDDFWQGGVGVSYVYNNNVNFTASYTHRNNSSNASLFEFSNNVFSIGANLRY; encoded by the coding sequence TTGTTTTCCCTCCTCGCCTTGAGCGCGAGTTCCTTGACCGCCGCTCCCTTTGTCGCGCTCGGTGACAATGCGGAGTTGTTCCTGACCGGGTCGGTTGTCGCGAATTTCGACGACAACATCTATCTTCGCAACGGTTCTGCAGGTCGTCCCGAGGTGAACGATACCATCCTCACGTTCACGCCCGGCGTGGATGTGGTTTTCGGTAAGAACGCCGCGACGACGGGTAATTTCTATTTCCGCGAAGACATCGTCCGTTACTCGGACAACGACCAGCAGAACACCGAGCTGCTGAACGTCGGATTCAATTCGCTCTACAGCAACGGCAAGTCGAAGCTCGATCTCGGCGCTTCCTACGCGGAGTCCGCGCAGAATGACACCGGCGCCCCGGGTGACATCGTGTCGCGCAAGACGACCGCGGTCCGCGCCCTGTCGGAATTCGGTGTGACGGAAAAGACCTCTTTCGGTGCCGGTGTGCGCTGGGAAAAGATCAACTACGATGCAGGCCCTGGCTACCTCGATAACCGTGCTTGGTCCGTGCCGCTGGATGCTTATTTCGAATACTCGCCGAAGCTGCAATGGAGCGCTGGCTACCGCTACCGCTCGACCGAACTGAGCGGCGCCGGAATCGATAGGAAAGACCATTTCTTCAACATCGGCGCGCGCGGCGAGTTTACGCCCAAGCTGACGGGTCAACTTCGCGTGGGTTATAGCCTCCGAAAGCTTGATCGTGGTGACGATGATTCCGGTTTCGGCGTCGATTCGAGCTTCAACTACGCCTATTCGCCCAAGACGACCTACACACTCGGTGTAACGAACGACTTCGGAACGTCGGCGCTGGGTGAGTCCACGAAGAACTTCTCGATCAATTTGGGTGCCAACAACCGAATTGATGAGCAATGGAGCTGGAACGCCAATCTCGTCTATCGCAGCACGGATTACCCCGCCCATTCCGATGACTTTTGGCAGGGTGGCGTGGGCGTTTCTTACGTCTACAACAACAACGTGAATTTCACGGCGTCCTACACCCACCGCAACAATAGCTCGAACGCGTCGCTCTTCGAATTCTCGAATAACGTCTTCAGCATCGGAGCCAATCTCCGTTACTGA
- a CDS encoding histidinol-phosphate transaminase, translating to MTYADLANKGILTQPVYEPGKPIDQVARELGLDPATIVKLASNENPFGPSPKAVAAGEKALREAHLYPDGGYYLLRERLAKHWGLGMDQFIVGDGSNEIIELLGHAFLAPGVECVMPQASFIVYKLVTLMFGATPVEVPLAEGLRQDLTALRAAVTPRTRFVFLASPANPVGATNTTEEIFALVRSLPEHVIFVFDEAYAEFLDNPPDLRVLIAEGRKVIGLRTFSKIYGLAALRVGYAYAAKELIAVVQRARQPFNVNAIASAMAIAALGDGEFVAMVRRENRAGLEQLGAGFAQLGLEFVPGHGNFLLVKVGDGGAVFDALQRRGLITRPVKGYGLPEWLRISVGTREQNARLLAELASVLGRG from the coding sequence ATGACTTACGCGGACCTGGCGAACAAGGGCATTCTCACGCAGCCGGTGTATGAGCCGGGCAAGCCGATCGATCAGGTGGCGCGCGAACTGGGACTCGACCCGGCGACGATCGTGAAGCTGGCGTCGAACGAGAATCCGTTCGGGCCGTCGCCGAAGGCGGTCGCGGCGGGCGAGAAGGCGTTGCGGGAGGCGCATCTTTATCCGGACGGCGGCTATTACCTGTTGCGCGAGCGGCTGGCGAAGCATTGGGGGCTCGGGATGGACCAGTTCATCGTGGGCGACGGTTCGAATGAAATCATCGAGCTGCTCGGGCACGCGTTTCTGGCGCCTGGCGTCGAGTGCGTGATGCCGCAGGCGTCGTTCATCGTCTACAAGCTGGTGACGCTGATGTTCGGCGCGACGCCGGTGGAGGTGCCGCTGGCGGAGGGGTTGCGACAGGATTTGACGGCGTTGCGGGCGGCGGTGACGCCGCGGACGCGGTTTGTTTTTCTCGCGAGTCCCGCGAATCCGGTGGGCGCGACGAACACAACGGAGGAGATCTTCGCGCTGGTGCGGTCGTTGCCGGAGCATGTGATCTTTGTGTTCGACGAGGCTTACGCGGAGTTTTTGGACAACCCGCCGGACTTGCGCGTGCTGATCGCCGAGGGGAGGAAGGTGATCGGTTTGCGGACGTTTTCGAAGATCTACGGGCTTGCGGCGCTGCGGGTCGGCTACGCGTATGCGGCGAAGGAGTTGATCGCGGTCGTGCAGCGAGCACGGCAGCCGTTCAACGTGAACGCGATCGCGTCGGCGATGGCGATCGCTGCGCTCGGCGACGGGGAGTTCGTGGCGATGGTGCGGCGGGAAAATCGCGCGGGGCTCGAGCAGCTGGGGGCGGGATTCGCGCAGCTCGGGCTGGAGTTTGTGCCGGGCCACGGAAATTTCCTACTCGTGAAGGTCGGCGACGGCGGGGCGGTGTTCGACGCCTTGCAGCGGCGCGGTCTCATCACGCGGCCGGTGAAGGGTTATGGCTTGCCCGAGTGGTTGCGCATCAGTGTCGGGACACGCGAGCAGAACGCGCGGCTGCTCGCGGAACTGGCGAGTGTGTTGGGCCGGGGTTAA
- a CDS encoding tetratricopeptide repeat protein, with protein sequence MRGFWAYFLHGSYDENSETADTVRLRWGRITIAAGILAISMWLGATGTAAAYFRYLRGIEEVSWGDTLLPTHWRNVAIAMGNHYVRQAEDALKQGDPIAALRLFRAGLAKSPANLHGRLALARLYVGAKRPDLARDLLVQHLPRFANDADYLRAALSFLLEFQFDSELQAVANELMAHPSPVVRDQGAIHAAAVAFHRGNFDAAENILRRHHLEQSTEGTLLLARADYERGFADLALTRLTPLLEDTPGRGPALELVAQIHSQKGRGDELARATTLSLANDPLSPAPRLQLLRQLHTEHRTDELARETDRFMALFASDANALLALGDFAANTSNPALARRIQQTFARQKWNPDAPALLYAEACISAGRHAEGIVELDRYLQENPSAGLRYGPAFDGLRTVALFGLNRDDDARLQLEHLLTQPNLRAENLSAVANRLLALGRPEAARLALTRAVNLDPLNQSALGLLVRLEAEQGQLDTLPAHLRHFLAMRRPSHDILAFVYRRLGSDLNLLHPDQPALLAELRQHVGREITQSPASVP encoded by the coding sequence GTGCGCGGTTTCTGGGCGTATTTCCTCCACGGCTCCTACGACGAAAACTCCGAAACCGCGGATACCGTGAGACTGCGGTGGGGGCGAATCACGATAGCGGCGGGCATCCTCGCCATTTCGATGTGGCTCGGCGCGACCGGCACCGCCGCAGCTTACTTCAGATACCTGCGCGGCATCGAAGAGGTGTCTTGGGGCGACACACTGCTTCCCACTCATTGGCGCAACGTCGCGATCGCCATGGGCAACCACTATGTCCGCCAGGCCGAAGATGCCCTCAAACAAGGCGACCCCATTGCCGCGCTACGCTTGTTTCGCGCCGGCTTGGCGAAATCGCCTGCCAATCTGCATGGCCGTCTTGCCCTCGCACGCCTCTATGTCGGAGCCAAACGTCCCGATCTCGCCCGCGACCTCCTTGTTCAGCACCTCCCTCGCTTCGCCAACGACGCGGACTACCTGCGAGCCGCGCTGAGTTTCCTGCTCGAGTTCCAATTCGATTCCGAACTCCAAGCCGTCGCGAACGAACTGATGGCCCACCCATCCCCCGTCGTCCGCGATCAAGGCGCGATCCACGCCGCCGCCGTCGCATTTCACCGCGGCAATTTCGACGCCGCCGAAAACATTCTCCGCCGCCACCACTTGGAGCAGTCCACCGAAGGAACCTTGCTGCTCGCCCGCGCCGACTACGAGCGCGGGTTTGCCGACCTCGCCCTTACCCGCCTTACCCCGCTCCTCGAGGATACTCCCGGTCGCGGCCCTGCCTTGGAACTCGTCGCGCAAATCCACTCCCAAAAAGGACGGGGCGACGAACTTGCCCGAGCCACCACCCTCAGCCTCGCCAACGACCCGCTCTCGCCCGCACCTCGACTCCAACTCCTGCGACAGCTCCACACCGAACATCGCACCGACGAACTCGCCCGCGAGACCGATCGTTTCATGGCGCTCTTCGCCTCCGACGCCAACGCCCTGCTTGCCCTCGGCGACTTCGCCGCGAACACCAGCAATCCCGCCTTGGCCCGCCGCATCCAGCAGACCTTCGCGCGTCAGAAATGGAATCCCGACGCCCCCGCCCTCCTCTACGCCGAGGCCTGCATCTCCGCCGGCCGCCACGCCGAGGGCATCGTCGAACTCGACCGCTATCTTCAGGAAAACCCCTCCGCCGGCCTCCGCTACGGGCCGGCCTTCGATGGCCTGCGCACGGTCGCCCTCTTCGGCCTGAACCGCGACGACGACGCCCGACTTCAACTCGAGCACCTTCTCACCCAGCCCAACCTCCGCGCCGAAAATCTCTCCGCCGTCGCGAATCGCCTGCTCGCCCTTGGCCGCCCCGAAGCCGCCCGCCTCGCCCTCACCCGCGCCGTCAACCTCGACCCGCTCAACCAATCCGCGCTCGGCCTCCTCGTCCGCCTCGAAGCCGAACAAGGCCAGCTCGACACCCTCCCCGCGCACCTCCGCCATTTTCTCGCGATGCGCCGCCCCTCGCACGACATCCTCGCGTTCGTCTACCGCCGCCTCGGCAGCGACCTCAACCTCCTCCACCCGGATCAACCCGCGCTGCTCGCCGAGCTTCGGCAGCACGTCGGTCGCGAGATCACCCAGTCGCCTGCCTCGGTGCCTTAA
- a CDS encoding polysaccharide export protein, producing the protein MRRFFFSLVFACWAACAAYAVEDPSGVKPASTAVDYILQPLDLLRIVVFQEPDLERQVRISQEYAINLPLIGSVDLRGKSVRQAEELIRARYDADFLKNPQITITVMEYTPRTVQVLGAVNQPGAIAFTPEQQMTIMEAIARAGGQARIADIRRVRLTRQMAEGKTEIFTINLDDLMKGASTEKWPLLKGDVIFVPERIL; encoded by the coding sequence ATGAGGCGCTTCTTTTTCAGTTTGGTGTTCGCTTGTTGGGCCGCTTGTGCTGCCTATGCTGTGGAGGATCCGTCCGGCGTGAAGCCTGCCAGCACGGCGGTCGATTACATCCTCCAGCCGCTTGACCTGCTTCGTATCGTCGTCTTTCAGGAGCCCGATCTCGAGCGTCAGGTGCGCATCAGTCAGGAATATGCGATCAATCTCCCGCTGATCGGATCTGTCGATCTCCGGGGCAAATCCGTTCGCCAAGCGGAAGAGCTGATTCGTGCCCGCTACGATGCCGATTTTCTTAAGAACCCGCAGATCACCATCACGGTTATGGAATACACACCGCGCACAGTGCAGGTGCTCGGTGCGGTCAATCAACCCGGGGCCATTGCCTTTACCCCGGAGCAGCAGATGACGATCATGGAAGCGATTGCCCGTGCGGGCGGACAGGCCCGTATCGCCGATATCCGGCGCGTGCGTCTTACCCGACAAATGGCTGAGGGAAAAACCGAAATTTTCACCATCAATCTCGACGACCTTATGAAGGGAGCCTCCACCGAAAAATGGCCGCTGTTGAAAGGCGACGTCATTTTTGTTCCGGAGCGCATTCTCTAA
- a CDS encoding alpha/beta hydrolase gives MRLLRLLVFLSLVFAHLRAADVVLETGALPSGALYTVAKPVRWNGRVLLLAHAYRTDEQPLHANLQETHPPVRPLLDQGWLVATTSFRRNGVILRDAIDDLDALRRQISAVHGQPQRVYLLGEAMGGAIVARIAESSPDNYAGAVAISPEFQLQEPPPTIGLTLQPRRPLLLLANQSELSSPRGYVTAAAKAEFAPVLWTVARHGHANINSAEKLAALSALVRWVEEGRRPEPNFDTTQPPDVGPSQVAFAPDRSAAAGRVLEILPGSGNLVINFQLTDLAQLGIKPRTRFAVIVGSRVIRVFYATTPAPVKRDEWFAFPEADGWFTLAINRGDAAAISGLHVGDTVVLRRLTDN, from the coding sequence GTGCGCCTCCTTCGCCTTTTAGTTTTCCTTTCCCTCGTATTCGCCCACCTGCGCGCGGCGGATGTCGTCCTCGAGACCGGCGCGCTTCCATCCGGCGCTCTCTACACCGTCGCCAAACCCGTGCGCTGGAACGGCCGCGTGCTCCTCCTCGCCCACGCTTACCGCACCGACGAGCAACCGCTCCACGCCAACCTCCAGGAGACGCACCCGCCCGTCCGCCCGCTGCTCGACCAAGGCTGGCTCGTCGCCACCACCAGCTTCCGCCGCAACGGCGTCATCCTCCGGGACGCCATCGACGACCTCGATGCCCTCCGCCGCCAAATCTCCGCCGTGCACGGCCAGCCGCAACGCGTCTACCTCCTCGGCGAGGCCATGGGCGGCGCCATCGTCGCCCGCATCGCCGAGTCCTCGCCCGACAACTACGCCGGCGCCGTCGCCATCAGCCCGGAATTTCAACTGCAGGAACCGCCGCCCACCATCGGCCTCACGCTCCAACCACGCCGTCCGCTCCTCCTGCTCGCCAACCAATCCGAACTTTCCAGCCCGCGCGGCTACGTCACCGCCGCCGCCAAAGCCGAGTTCGCGCCCGTGCTCTGGACGGTCGCCCGTCACGGCCACGCCAACATCAACTCCGCCGAAAAACTCGCCGCGCTCTCCGCCCTCGTGCGCTGGGTCGAGGAAGGCCGGCGCCCCGAACCCAATTTCGACACCACGCAGCCACCGGATGTCGGCCCCTCGCAAGTCGCCTTCGCCCCCGACCGCTCCGCCGCCGCCGGACGCGTCCTCGAGATTCTGCCCGGCTCCGGCAACCTCGTGATCAATTTCCAGCTCACCGACCTCGCGCAGCTCGGCATCAAGCCACGCACCCGTTTCGCCGTCATCGTCGGCTCCCGCGTCATCCGCGTCTTCTACGCCACAACCCCCGCGCCCGTGAAACGCGACGAGTGGTTCGCCTTCCCCGAAGCCGACGGCTGGTTCACGCTCGCGATCAACCGCGGCGACGCCGCCGCCATCTCCGGCCTGCACGTCGGCGACACCGTGGTGCTCCGCCGCTTAACTGACAACTAG